The following are encoded in a window of Peromyscus leucopus breed LL Stock chromosome X, UCI_PerLeu_2.1, whole genome shotgun sequence genomic DNA:
- the L1cam gene encoding neural cell adhesion molecule L1 isoform X6 — protein sequence MVVVLQYVWPLLFCSPCLLIQIPDEYKGHHVMEPPVITEQSPRRLVVFPTDDISLKCEARGRPQVEFRWTKDGIHFKPKEELGVVVHEAPYSGSFTIEGNNSFAQRFQGIYRCYASNKLGTAMSHEIQLVAEGAPKWPKETVKPVEVEEGESVVLPCNPPPSAAPLRIYWMNSKILHIKQDERVSMGQNGDLYFANVLTSDNHSDYICNAHFPGTRTIIQKEPIDLRVKPTNSMIDRKPRLLFPTNSSSHLVALQGQPLILECIAEGFPTPTIKWLHPSDPMPAHRVIYQNHNKTLQLLNVGEEDDGEYTCLAENPLGSARHAYYVTVEAAPYWLQKPQSHLYGPGETARLDCQVQGRPQPEVTWSINGMSMEKVNKDQKYRIEQGSLILSNVQPSDTMVTQCEARNQHGLLLANAYIYVVQLPARILTKDNQTYMAVEGSTAYLLCKAFGAPVPSVQWLDEEGTTVLQDERFFPYANGTLGIRDLQANDTGRYFCQAANDQNNVTILANLQVKEATQITQGPRSAIEKKGARVTFTCQASFDPSLQASITWRGDGRDLQERGDSDKYFIEDGQLVIQSLDYSDQGNYSCVVSTELDEVESRAQLLVVGSPGPVPHLELSDRHLLKQSQVHLSWSPAEDHNSPIEKYDIEFEDKEMAPEKWYSLGKVPGNQTSTTLKLSPYVHYTFRVTAINKYGPGEPSPVSETVVTPEAAPEKNPVDVKGEGNETNNMVITWKPLWWMDWNAPQIQYRVQWRPQGKQETWKEQTVSDSFLVVSNTSTFVPYEIKVQAVNNQGKGPEPQVTIGYSGEDYPQVSPELEDITIFNSSTVLVRWRPVDLAQVKGHLRGYNVTYWWKGSQRKYSKRHVHKSHMVVPANTTSAILSGLRPYSSYHVEVQAFNGRGLGPASEWTFSTPEGVPGHPEALHLECQSDTSLLLHWQPPLSHNGVLTGYLLSYHPLDGESKEQLFFNLSDPELRTHNLTNLSPDLQYRFQLQATTQQGPGEAIVREGGTMALFGKPDFGNISATAGENYSVVSWVPREGQCNFRFHIWFKALPEGKVSPDRQPQPQYVSYNQSSYTQWDLQPDTKYEIHLMKEKVVLHHLAVKTNGTVKDKEDTQVDSEARPMKDETFGEYSDNEEKAFGSSQPSLNGDIKPLGSDDSLADYGGSVDVQFNEDGSFIGQYSGKKEKEAAGGNDSSGATSPINPAVSLE from the exons ATGGTTGTGGTGCTGCAGTACGTGTGGCCTCTCCTCTTCTGCAGCCCCTGCCTGCTCATACAGATTCCTGACGAAT ATAAAGGACACCATG TGATGGAGCCACCTGTCATCACAGAACAGTCTCCACGGCGCCTGGTTGTCTTCCCAACAGATGACATAAGCCTCAAATGTGAGGCCAGAGGCAGACCCCAAGTGGA GTTCCGCTGGACGAAAGATGGCATCCACTTCAAACCCAAGgaagaactgggtgtggtggtgcatgaggCACCCTATTCTGGCTCATTCACCATCGAAGGAAACAACAGCTTTGCCCAGAGGTTTCAGGGCATCTATCGCTGCTATGCCAGCAATAAGCTAGGAACTGCTATGTCCCATGAGATCCAGCTTGTGGCTGAGG GTGCCCCCAAGTGGCCGAAGGAGACTGTAAAACCTGtggaagtggaggaaggggagTCAGTAGTGCTGCCTTGCAACCCTCCACCCAGTGCAGCCCCACTTAGGATCTACTGGATGAACAGCA AGATTTTGCACATCAAACAAGATGAGCGGGTGTCCATGGGCCAGAATGGAGACCTGTATTTTGCCAATGTGCTTACCTCAGACAATCACTCAGACTACATCTGCAATGCCCACTTCCCTGGGACCCGGACCATCATTCAGAAGGAACCTATTGACCTCCGGGTCAAGCCCA CCAACAGCATGATTGACCGGAAGCCACGCCTGCTGTTCCCCACAAACTCCAGCAGCCACCTAGTAGCCTTGCAGGGACAACCATTGATTCTGGAGTGCATTGCTGAGGGATT CCCTACACCCACCATCAAGTGGCTGCACCCTAGTGACCCTATGCCAGCACATCGTGTTATCTACCAAAACCACAACAAGACCCTACAGCTACTCAATGTGGGTGAGGAGGATGATGGCGAGTATACCTGCCTTGCTGAGAACCCACTGGGCAGTGCACGACATGCCTACTATGTCACTGTGGAAG CTGCCCCATACTGGCTGCAGAAGCCCCAGAGCCATTTGTATGGGCCAGGAGAGACTGCCCGCCTAGACTGCCAagtccagggcaggccccagcCAGAGGTCACCTGGAGTATCAACGGAATGTCTATGGAGA AGGTGAACAAGGACCAGAAGTACCGGATTGAGCAGGGGTCTCTGATCCTGAGTAACGTGCAACCAAGTGACACAATGGTGACCCAGTGTGAGGCCCGCAACCAGCACGGGCTCCTGCTAGCCAATGCCTACATCTATGTTGTCC AGCTGCCAGCCAGGATCCTAACGAAAGACAATCAGACATACATGGCAGTTGAGGGCAGCACTGCTTACCTGCTGTGCAAGGCCTTTGGAGCCCCTGTTCCCAGTGTCCAATG GCTGGATGAGGAAGGAACCACAGTGCTTCAGGACGAACGGTTTTTCCCCTATGCCAATGGAACCCTGGGTATTAGAGACCTCCAGGCCAATGACACTGGACGCTATTTCTGCCAGGCTGCCAATGACCAGAACAATGTGACCATTTTAGCTAACCTTCAGGTTAAAG AAGCAACCCAGATCACACAGGGGCCCAGAAGTGCGATTGAGAAGAAAGGTGCAAGGGTGACGTTCACGTGTCAGGCCTCCTTTGACCCCTCTTTGCAGGCCAGCATCACTTGGCGTGGAGATGGGAGAGACCTCCAGGAACGTGGGGACAGTGACAA GTATTTCATAGAAGATGGGCAACTGGTCATCCAGAGCCTGGACTACAGTGACCAGGGAAACTATAGCTGTGTGGTCAGCACTGAACTGGACGAGGTAGAGAGCAGGGCACAGCTCTTAGTGGTGG GGAGCCCTGGGCCAGTGCCTCACCTGGAGCTATCTGACCGCCACCTgctgaagcagagccaggtgcacTTATCTTGGAGCCCCGCTGAAGACCACAACTCTCCCATTGAGA AGTATGACATTGAATTTGAGGACAAAGAAATGGCTCCTGAGAAATGGTACAGTCTGGGCAAAGTGCCAGGAAATCAAACCTCTACCACCCTCAAGCTGTCCCCCTATGTCCACTACACCTTTCGGGTCACTGCCATCAACAAATACGGCCCTGGGGAACCCAGCCCTGTCTCTGAGACTGTGGTCACACCTGAAGCAG CCCCAGAGAAGAACCCTGTGGATGTGAAAGGGGAAGGGAATGAGACCAACAATATGGTCATCACATGGAAG cccctctggtgGATGGATTGGAATGCTCCCCAGATTCAGTACCGTGTGCAGTGGCGCCCACAGGGCAAGCAGGAGACCTGGAAGGAACAGACTGTGAGCGACTCCTTCCTGGTGGTGTCTAACACTTCCACCTTTGTGCCTTATGAGATCAAAGTCCAGGCAGTGAACAACCAGGGCAAGGGCCCTGAGCCCCAGGTCACCATTGGCTACTCAGGGGAAGACT ACCCCCAGGTGAGCCCTGAGCTGGAAGACATCACAATCTTCAACTCAAGCACTGTGCTGGTCAGGTGGAGGCCTGTGGACTTGGCCCAGGTTAAGGGCCACCTCAGGGGATATAAT GTAACATACTGGTGGAAAGGCAGTCAAAGAAAGTACAGCAAGAGGCATGTCCACAAaagccacatggtggtacctgccAACACCACCAGTGCCATCCTCAGTGGCTTGCGTCCTTACAGCTCTTATCATGTGGAGGTGCAGGCCTTTAATGGGCGGGGCTTGGGACCTGCAAGTGAATGGACCTTCAGCACCCCAGAGGGAG TGCCCGGCCACCCTGAGGCATTACACCTGGAGTGCCAGTCGGACACTAGCCTGCTACTGCACTGGCAGCCACCACTCAGCCACAATGGAGTGCTCACTGGCTACCTGCTCTCTTATCACCCCT TGGATGGGGAAAGCAAGGAGCAGTTGTTCTTCAACCTTTCGGACCCAGAGCTCCGGACTCATAATCTCACCAACCTTAGCCCCGATCTGCAGTACCGCTTCCAGCTTCAGGCCACCACCCAACAGGGCCCTGGTGAGGCCATTGTGCGTGAAGGAGGCACCATGGCACTGTTTG GAAAGCCAGATTTTGGCAACATCTCAGCCACAGCAGGTGAAAACTACAGTGTGGTCTCCTGGGTCCCTCGGGAGGGCCAGTGCAATTTCAGGTTCCACATCTGGTTCAAAGCCTTGCCAG AAGGAAAAGTGAGCCCTGATCGCCAACCTCAGCCTCAGTATGTAAGTTACAATCAGAGCTCCTACACACAGTGGGATCTACAGCCTGACACCAAGTATGAGATCCACCTAATGAAGGAAAAGGTGGTCCTGCACCATCTGGCTGTGAAGACTAATGGCACTG TGAAAGACAAGGAGGACACTCAGGTGGATTCTGAGGCACGGCCCATGAAAGACGAGACCTTTGGCGAGTACAG TGACAATGAAGAGAAGGCCTTTGGCAGTAGCCAGCCATCTCTCAATGGAGACATCAAACCCCTAGGCAGTGATGACAGCCTGGCTGATTATGGGGGCAGTGTGGATGTCCAGTTCAATGAGGATGGTTCCTTCATTGGCCAGTACAGtggcaagaaagagaaggaggcagcAGGAGGCAATGACAGCTCTGGGGCCACCTCTCCTATCAACCCTGCAGTATCCCTAGAATAG
- the L1cam gene encoding neural cell adhesion molecule L1 isoform X4, translating into MVVVLQYVWPLLFCSPCLLIQIPDELMEPPVITEQSPRRLVVFPTDDISLKCEARGRPQVEFRWTKDGIHFKPKEELGVVVHEAPYSGSFTIEGNNSFAQRFQGIYRCYASNKLGTAMSHEIQLVAEGAPKWPKETVKPVEVEEGESVVLPCNPPPSAAPLRIYWMNSKILHIKQDERVSMGQNGDLYFANVLTSDNHSDYICNAHFPGTRTIIQKEPIDLRVKPTNSMIDRKPRLLFPTNSSSHLVALQGQPLILECIAEGFPTPTIKWLHPSDPMPAHRVIYQNHNKTLQLLNVGEEDDGEYTCLAENPLGSARHAYYVTVEAAPYWLQKPQSHLYGPGETARLDCQVQGRPQPEVTWSINGMSMEKVNKDQKYRIEQGSLILSNVQPSDTMVTQCEARNQHGLLLANAYIYVVQLPARILTKDNQTYMAVEGSTAYLLCKAFGAPVPSVQWLDEEGTTVLQDERFFPYANGTLGIRDLQANDTGRYFCQAANDQNNVTILANLQVKEATQITQGPRSAIEKKGARVTFTCQASFDPSLQASITWRGDGRDLQERGDSDKYFIEDGQLVIQSLDYSDQGNYSCVVSTELDEVESRAQLLVVGSPGPVPHLELSDRHLLKQSQVHLSWSPAEDHNSPIEKYDIEFEDKEMAPEKWYSLGKVPGNQTSTTLKLSPYVHYTFRVTAINKYGPGEPSPVSETVVTPEAAPEKNPVDVKGEGNETNNMVITWKPLWWMDWNAPQIQYRVQWRPQGKQETWKEQTVSDSFLVVSNTSTFVPYEIKVQAVNNQGKGPEPQVTIGYSGEDYPQVSPELEDITIFNSSTVLVRWRPVDLAQVKGHLRGYNVTYWWKGSQRKYSKRHVHKSHMVVPANTTSAILSGLRPYSSYHVEVQAFNGRGLGPASEWTFSTPEGVPGHPEALHLECQSDTSLLLHWQPPLSHNGVLTGYLLSYHPLDGESKEQLFFNLSDPELRTHNLTNLSPDLQYRFQLQATTQQGPGEAIVREGGTMALFGKPDFGNISATAGENYSVVSWVPREGQCNFRFHIWFKALPEGKVSPDRQPQPQYVSYNQSSYTQWDLQPDTKYEIHLMKEKVVLHHLAVKTNGTGPVRVSTTGSFASEGWFIAFVSAIILLLLILLIFCFIKRSKGGKYSVKDKEDTQVDSEARPMKDETFGEYSDNEEKAFGSSQPSLNGDIKPLGSDDSLADYGGSVDVQFNEDGSFIGQYSGKKEKEAAGGNDSSGATSPINPAVSLE; encoded by the exons ATGGTTGTGGTGCTGCAGTACGTGTGGCCTCTCCTCTTCTGCAGCCCCTGCCTGCTCATACAGATTCCTGACGAAT TGATGGAGCCACCTGTCATCACAGAACAGTCTCCACGGCGCCTGGTTGTCTTCCCAACAGATGACATAAGCCTCAAATGTGAGGCCAGAGGCAGACCCCAAGTGGA GTTCCGCTGGACGAAAGATGGCATCCACTTCAAACCCAAGgaagaactgggtgtggtggtgcatgaggCACCCTATTCTGGCTCATTCACCATCGAAGGAAACAACAGCTTTGCCCAGAGGTTTCAGGGCATCTATCGCTGCTATGCCAGCAATAAGCTAGGAACTGCTATGTCCCATGAGATCCAGCTTGTGGCTGAGG GTGCCCCCAAGTGGCCGAAGGAGACTGTAAAACCTGtggaagtggaggaaggggagTCAGTAGTGCTGCCTTGCAACCCTCCACCCAGTGCAGCCCCACTTAGGATCTACTGGATGAACAGCA AGATTTTGCACATCAAACAAGATGAGCGGGTGTCCATGGGCCAGAATGGAGACCTGTATTTTGCCAATGTGCTTACCTCAGACAATCACTCAGACTACATCTGCAATGCCCACTTCCCTGGGACCCGGACCATCATTCAGAAGGAACCTATTGACCTCCGGGTCAAGCCCA CCAACAGCATGATTGACCGGAAGCCACGCCTGCTGTTCCCCACAAACTCCAGCAGCCACCTAGTAGCCTTGCAGGGACAACCATTGATTCTGGAGTGCATTGCTGAGGGATT CCCTACACCCACCATCAAGTGGCTGCACCCTAGTGACCCTATGCCAGCACATCGTGTTATCTACCAAAACCACAACAAGACCCTACAGCTACTCAATGTGGGTGAGGAGGATGATGGCGAGTATACCTGCCTTGCTGAGAACCCACTGGGCAGTGCACGACATGCCTACTATGTCACTGTGGAAG CTGCCCCATACTGGCTGCAGAAGCCCCAGAGCCATTTGTATGGGCCAGGAGAGACTGCCCGCCTAGACTGCCAagtccagggcaggccccagcCAGAGGTCACCTGGAGTATCAACGGAATGTCTATGGAGA AGGTGAACAAGGACCAGAAGTACCGGATTGAGCAGGGGTCTCTGATCCTGAGTAACGTGCAACCAAGTGACACAATGGTGACCCAGTGTGAGGCCCGCAACCAGCACGGGCTCCTGCTAGCCAATGCCTACATCTATGTTGTCC AGCTGCCAGCCAGGATCCTAACGAAAGACAATCAGACATACATGGCAGTTGAGGGCAGCACTGCTTACCTGCTGTGCAAGGCCTTTGGAGCCCCTGTTCCCAGTGTCCAATG GCTGGATGAGGAAGGAACCACAGTGCTTCAGGACGAACGGTTTTTCCCCTATGCCAATGGAACCCTGGGTATTAGAGACCTCCAGGCCAATGACACTGGACGCTATTTCTGCCAGGCTGCCAATGACCAGAACAATGTGACCATTTTAGCTAACCTTCAGGTTAAAG AAGCAACCCAGATCACACAGGGGCCCAGAAGTGCGATTGAGAAGAAAGGTGCAAGGGTGACGTTCACGTGTCAGGCCTCCTTTGACCCCTCTTTGCAGGCCAGCATCACTTGGCGTGGAGATGGGAGAGACCTCCAGGAACGTGGGGACAGTGACAA GTATTTCATAGAAGATGGGCAACTGGTCATCCAGAGCCTGGACTACAGTGACCAGGGAAACTATAGCTGTGTGGTCAGCACTGAACTGGACGAGGTAGAGAGCAGGGCACAGCTCTTAGTGGTGG GGAGCCCTGGGCCAGTGCCTCACCTGGAGCTATCTGACCGCCACCTgctgaagcagagccaggtgcacTTATCTTGGAGCCCCGCTGAAGACCACAACTCTCCCATTGAGA AGTATGACATTGAATTTGAGGACAAAGAAATGGCTCCTGAGAAATGGTACAGTCTGGGCAAAGTGCCAGGAAATCAAACCTCTACCACCCTCAAGCTGTCCCCCTATGTCCACTACACCTTTCGGGTCACTGCCATCAACAAATACGGCCCTGGGGAACCCAGCCCTGTCTCTGAGACTGTGGTCACACCTGAAGCAG CCCCAGAGAAGAACCCTGTGGATGTGAAAGGGGAAGGGAATGAGACCAACAATATGGTCATCACATGGAAG cccctctggtgGATGGATTGGAATGCTCCCCAGATTCAGTACCGTGTGCAGTGGCGCCCACAGGGCAAGCAGGAGACCTGGAAGGAACAGACTGTGAGCGACTCCTTCCTGGTGGTGTCTAACACTTCCACCTTTGTGCCTTATGAGATCAAAGTCCAGGCAGTGAACAACCAGGGCAAGGGCCCTGAGCCCCAGGTCACCATTGGCTACTCAGGGGAAGACT ACCCCCAGGTGAGCCCTGAGCTGGAAGACATCACAATCTTCAACTCAAGCACTGTGCTGGTCAGGTGGAGGCCTGTGGACTTGGCCCAGGTTAAGGGCCACCTCAGGGGATATAAT GTAACATACTGGTGGAAAGGCAGTCAAAGAAAGTACAGCAAGAGGCATGTCCACAAaagccacatggtggtacctgccAACACCACCAGTGCCATCCTCAGTGGCTTGCGTCCTTACAGCTCTTATCATGTGGAGGTGCAGGCCTTTAATGGGCGGGGCTTGGGACCTGCAAGTGAATGGACCTTCAGCACCCCAGAGGGAG TGCCCGGCCACCCTGAGGCATTACACCTGGAGTGCCAGTCGGACACTAGCCTGCTACTGCACTGGCAGCCACCACTCAGCCACAATGGAGTGCTCACTGGCTACCTGCTCTCTTATCACCCCT TGGATGGGGAAAGCAAGGAGCAGTTGTTCTTCAACCTTTCGGACCCAGAGCTCCGGACTCATAATCTCACCAACCTTAGCCCCGATCTGCAGTACCGCTTCCAGCTTCAGGCCACCACCCAACAGGGCCCTGGTGAGGCCATTGTGCGTGAAGGAGGCACCATGGCACTGTTTG GAAAGCCAGATTTTGGCAACATCTCAGCCACAGCAGGTGAAAACTACAGTGTGGTCTCCTGGGTCCCTCGGGAGGGCCAGTGCAATTTCAGGTTCCACATCTGGTTCAAAGCCTTGCCAG AAGGAAAAGTGAGCCCTGATCGCCAACCTCAGCCTCAGTATGTAAGTTACAATCAGAGCTCCTACACACAGTGGGATCTACAGCCTGACACCAAGTATGAGATCCACCTAATGAAGGAAAAGGTGGTCCTGCACCATCTGGCTGTGAAGACTAATGGCACTG GCCCCGTGCGAGTTTCTACTACAGGTAGCTTCGCCTCTGAGGGCTGGTTCATCGCTTTTGTCAGTGCTATCATTCTCTTGCTCCTCATCCTGCTCATCTTCTGCTTCATCAAGCGCAGCAAGGGCGGCAAGTACTCAG TGAAAGACAAGGAGGACACTCAGGTGGATTCTGAGGCACGGCCCATGAAAGACGAGACCTTTGGCGAGTACAG TGACAATGAAGAGAAGGCCTTTGGCAGTAGCCAGCCATCTCTCAATGGAGACATCAAACCCCTAGGCAGTGATGACAGCCTGGCTGATTATGGGGGCAGTGTGGATGTCCAGTTCAATGAGGATGGTTCCTTCATTGGCCAGTACAGtggcaagaaagagaaggaggcagcAGGAGGCAATGACAGCTCTGGGGCCACCTCTCCTATCAACCCTGCAGTATCCCTAGAATAG